In Nitrobacteraceae bacterium AZCC 1564, the following proteins share a genomic window:
- a CDS encoding outer membrane immunogenic protein (product_source=KO:K16079; cath_funfam=2.40.160.20; cleavage_site_network=SignalP-noTM; cog=COG3637; ko=KO:K16079; pfam=PF13505; smart=SM00869; superfamily=56925), with protein MKKFLLGTVALVALGTASAVAADLPARTYTKAPVYAPAPVFNWSGIYVGGHIGAAFGGDDSFATTDPLLTGSNRDAAFLGGGQIGADYQFAPNWVIGIEGQISGLSDSKRSFTDGFDVLRDKSDWLASVTGRLGYTWGPGMIYAKGGVAFRDNNGLEATAGFLPAVTDRQDTGWTVGGGFEYMFAPSWSAKVEYQYYNFDTTNVAYTAAGLPQALSYKDDLHTVKVGVNYHFNWASPVVAKY; from the coding sequence ATGAAAAAGTTTCTGCTCGGCACCGTAGCACTCGTTGCGCTCGGTACCGCATCGGCGGTCGCTGCTGACCTGCCGGCTCGCACCTACACCAAGGCTCCTGTTTACGCTCCGGCGCCTGTCTTCAACTGGTCCGGCATCTACGTCGGTGGTCACATCGGTGCAGCTTTCGGCGGTGACGACAGCTTCGCCACCACTGACCCGCTCCTGACCGGCAGCAACCGCGACGCCGCGTTCCTCGGCGGTGGTCAGATCGGTGCTGACTACCAGTTCGCTCCGAACTGGGTCATCGGTATCGAAGGCCAGATCAGCGGTCTCTCGGACAGCAAGCGCAGCTTCACGGACGGCTTCGATGTGCTTCGCGACAAGTCTGACTGGCTCGCTTCGGTCACCGGCCGCCTCGGCTACACCTGGGGTCCTGGCATGATCTACGCCAAGGGCGGTGTTGCGTTCCGTGACAACAACGGCCTCGAAGCAACCGCAGGCTTCCTGCCGGCTGTGACCGATCGTCAGGACACCGGTTGGACCGTCGGCGGCGGCTTCGAATACATGTTCGCTCCGTCTTGGTCGGCGAAGGTTGAGTACCAGTACTACAACTTCGACACCACCAACGTTGCTTACACCGCTGCTGGCCTTCCTCAGGCCCTCAGCTACAAGGACGACCTGCACACTGTGAAGGTTGGCGTGAACTATCACTTCAACTGGGCCAGCCCAGTCGTCGCGAAGTATTGA